atatttacagtcgtaaaTATACAAGCGTcgtacattattttaaaaaaaataaataaatacagaacctatataaaaaaaattaattttttaatgattgaccctattttttttaaagagactgcacgacgcttgcatactccacgactgtacgtaacattactcttttattatatatgttccccatacttcaaaataaaaatttttaataactaaatatcaatataaaaaataataataataataatattagggACTGCTACAAGCTATAGCCACCGAGATTCTCACCGAGAAATCTCACCactaagtaaaattattattattattttttaaatctcttaaatattaaaataaaataaaatcacaaacttattaaaaaaatactcattaagaattaagaaaaaaacgACAATCGGTAAGAATTGTggcatttttcattataatattagtcaataacaaataaaataaaaattaggtaGGTACTGATAAACATAAAGATCAGACTTTGAATGACATGATCAGAGCATATATCAGCAAGATGCACCAAATCTATATCATTGCGAAAACCAGGTCAACAAAGAAaccaaattttaattaaattctcttatttATCCTTAAAATCGTCAAGCGTCCCAAGTTGGACCTAACATTTcattaatcataattaaaaaataaattgtaaatattttatttatgcaaacaTGAGTTGGAATTGATGTAAAATGATCAAACCCAAAACCCCTTCGACTTCAAGTGCTACATATAATAGTTGCTCTATCTATCATGTTAGCATTTCATCGGAGGAAGATCGGACGGAGCATGATCAGAACCCGACGCAGATCCACTGGTCTTCCTAAAAGCTCGACTCCCAAAAACCAAGAACCCTACCGCTCGCCCACCAACCACCGCCAGAAAAACACCACCGTTGAACGACATCACGGCGAGCATAACCATGTAATCCAGACCGGAGCGTACCGTGTACATCGCCGTCTGCATCAGCCCCACCGCCAAGTTGTTCGTCCCGGGCTTTATAATGTTACAATGGGAGAGCCACTCGACAAGCACAGCGAGAACAAACACGAAGGCCAAAGCCAGAGGGTACATCACCGAGCTCGTCCCGGGCCAACCAGAGAAGAGAACCTCAGCTTTATGGCCCCAGTAGAAGGACATGTGCATCATCATTCTCCGGTGCCGCATGTGCCCATCGCCGGTGCCGTTGAAAGCTCCGAAACCGTGATGCGAGGTAGTCTCCATGATCAcaaaccaattaaaaaaaaaaagaagaaataaatgggGGGCTACTTTGGCTCAAAGACGAAAGCAAGGGTTGGTTTAAGAACCCacgaagagaggagaagagaatTTCCCACAGCTCACACTCTTTTGGCACCCTGCATGTTGCCTTTCCATTTATAAGTAGTAATATAAATGGAGGAAGGAATTAGCAGACATTTCTTGTTGCTGTAAATTGGAGGTATGAATGAACTTTGAAGTGAATGAGGGGAGTGTGCAGTATAAGGAGGAGGCAGTGTGCTTTTATATGTGAGTGCGCGTGGGACATGGCCGGTTTGGGCTTTTGCACAAATGTGCTATGACTCATTTCCAAGCAATCCCTAGACGAAAGTGAACAGATTAACAGATTCTAAGCTATATTTATGGAATGTCAGTACCTTAAAGTGataaaacgaaaagaaaaaagatctctaagcaataaaaaaaagagagagagagagagagagagaattaataGAACTGTGCATTCTGTCATGACTCATGTCAGCCCATGCATGGGGAGTGATTGGCACGTAGATATTGC
This genomic interval from Juglans regia cultivar Chandler chromosome 3, Walnut 2.0, whole genome shotgun sequence contains the following:
- the LOC108979284 gene encoding copper transporter 1-like, whose product is METTSHHGFGAFNGTGDGHMRHRRMMMHMSFYWGHKAEVLFSGWPGTSSVMYPLALAFVFVLAVLVEWLSHCNIIKPGTNNLAVGLMQTAMYTVRSGLDYMVMLAVMSFNGGVFLAVVGGRAVGFLVFGSRAFRKTSGSASGSDHAPSDLPPMKC